A window of Chitinophaga sp. MM2321 contains these coding sequences:
- a CDS encoding TolC family protein gives MYKLLRTHSGIGLLSICLAVAGCKVPAMMSSTENKAAPGTYGNNPDTTTNMSVIEWRNFFTDRNLVNLIDTALKNNQEMLITLQEVEIARNDIRSRHAALLPTVNARAGIGVEKVGRYTSQGAGDATTEIAPGKEFPDPLMDYNVGVYANWEVDIWNKLHNAKKAAVTRYLSTVEGKNFMVTNLIAEVSNSYYELLALDNQLAIVRQNIDLQKNALEIVKVQKEATRVTELAVQKFQAEVLNSQSLEFDILQKTKETENRINFLLGRYPQEITRDKSSFLNAMPPAVNTGIPSQLMANRPDIKKAELELMAAKLDVKVARAEFYPSFGISAGLGFQAFKPSYLVKFPESLLYSLAGDLAGPLINRNAIKAEFYNANARQLQAMYNYERTILNAYFEVSSQLSNISNLEKSYDLKSKQVDALTRSIDISNDLFKSARADYLEVLMTQRDALESKRELIETKKQELNAVVNIYRNLGGGWK, from the coding sequence ATGTATAAATTATTAAGGACACATAGCGGCATTGGTCTGCTGAGCATTTGCCTGGCTGTGGCCGGCTGCAAGGTGCCGGCGATGATGTCATCGACTGAAAACAAGGCAGCTCCCGGAACGTACGGCAACAACCCGGATACAACGACGAATATGTCCGTCATCGAGTGGCGGAACTTCTTTACAGATAGGAACCTGGTGAACCTGATCGATACGGCGCTGAAAAATAACCAGGAGATGCTGATCACCTTACAGGAGGTTGAAATTGCCAGGAATGATATCCGCTCCCGACATGCGGCATTGCTACCAACGGTGAATGCAAGGGCAGGTATTGGCGTTGAAAAAGTGGGTAGATATACCAGTCAGGGTGCCGGTGATGCGACTACAGAGATTGCTCCCGGCAAGGAGTTCCCTGATCCGTTGATGGATTATAACGTAGGCGTTTATGCAAACTGGGAAGTGGACATCTGGAACAAATTGCACAACGCCAAGAAAGCCGCTGTTACCAGGTATTTATCAACCGTGGAGGGCAAAAACTTTATGGTGACCAACCTGATCGCTGAGGTATCCAATTCTTATTACGAATTGCTGGCCCTGGATAATCAGCTGGCGATAGTAAGACAAAACATCGACCTGCAAAAAAATGCCCTTGAGATTGTAAAAGTTCAGAAAGAAGCCACGAGGGTAACAGAACTGGCTGTTCAGAAATTCCAGGCGGAAGTACTGAATTCCCAAAGCCTGGAGTTTGACATTCTACAAAAAACAAAAGAAACAGAGAACAGGATCAACTTCCTGTTGGGACGGTATCCGCAGGAAATTACCCGGGATAAAAGCAGCTTTTTAAATGCCATGCCTCCGGCAGTGAACACCGGCATACCTTCTCAATTAATGGCCAATCGTCCGGATATTAAAAAAGCGGAACTTGAATTAATGGCAGCGAAGCTGGATGTAAAAGTGGCCAGGGCGGAATTTTATCCTTCGTTCGGTATTTCTGCCGGATTAGGATTCCAGGCATTCAAGCCCTCCTACCTGGTGAAGTTTCCGGAGTCATTACTTTATTCGCTGGCCGGTGATCTTGCGGGACCATTGATTAACCGGAATGCCATCAAAGCTGAATTTTATAATGCCAATGCACGACAATTGCAGGCCATGTATAATTATGAGCGTACTATTTTAAATGCTTACTTCGAGGTTTCCTCTCAGCTTTCTAACATCAGTAACCTGGAAAAAAGCTATGATTTGAAGTCTAAACAAGTAGATGCACTGACCAGGTCGATAGACATTTCCAATGATCTGTTCAAGTCCGCCAGGGCCGATTACCTGGAAGTACTGATGACACAACGCGATGCACTGGAATCTAAACGTGAACTGATAGAAACCAAAAAACAAGAGTTGAATGCGGTTGTCAATATTTACAGAAACCTGGGAGGTGGTTGGAAGTAA
- a CDS encoding SRPBCC domain-containing protein — protein sequence MKQIAEFIELIRKICEDRFTKLETLMKNITAKNMDQKTKMHAGDGKQELVITREFDLPLGLLFKAYTDHSIVAQWMGTKVLKLENKKHGGYQFETTDPQGNVVFRANGTIHEFVPNQKIIRTFEMDHTPFGVQLEIYEFEQLTDNTSKLNMHVIYESVAQRDQLLQLPFAQNLNMAHNRIQEILKLNTLK from the coding sequence ATGAAACAGATAGCCGAATTCATTGAGCTAATCCGCAAAATTTGTGAAGACCGATTCACCAAATTAGAAACATTAATGAAAAATATAACCGCAAAAAACATGGACCAAAAAACAAAAATGCATGCCGGGGACGGCAAACAAGAATTAGTGATTACAAGGGAATTTGATTTGCCATTGGGATTACTTTTTAAAGCGTATACAGACCACAGCATTGTTGCGCAATGGATGGGTACGAAGGTGCTGAAACTTGAAAATAAAAAGCATGGTGGTTATCAATTTGAAACAACTGATCCTCAGGGAAACGTGGTATTCAGGGCCAATGGAACAATCCATGAATTTGTTCCAAACCAGAAAATCATACGGACGTTTGAAATGGATCATACGCCATTTGGTGTTCAGCTTGAGATTTATGAATTTGAACAACTTACTGACAACACCAGTAAACTCAATATGCACGTAATATATGAATCCGTTGCGCAAAGAGACCAGTTGCTACAGTTACCCTTTGCTCAGAACCTAAATATGGCGCATAACCGGATACAGGAAATATTAAAATTAAACACTTTAAAATAA
- a CDS encoding DoxX family protein has translation MEKRKLIWYWIITAILSFCLLSGGFAQAVQVKEVVQGFKPLGYPDYFISIIGVWKVLGIVAILIPKFQLLKEWAYAGLFFVMSGAVISHIAAGDVSIQIIAPILLTIFIVLSWYLRPPARKLTIN, from the coding sequence ATGGAAAAGAGAAAGCTGATCTGGTATTGGATAATTACTGCCATATTATCTTTTTGCCTTCTTTCGGGCGGATTCGCACAAGCAGTGCAGGTAAAAGAGGTGGTGCAGGGTTTCAAACCCCTGGGATATCCTGACTACTTTATTTCGATTATAGGTGTTTGGAAAGTATTGGGCATAGTTGCGATATTAATCCCGAAATTTCAATTGCTTAAGGAATGGGCGTATGCGGGTTTATTTTTTGTAATGAGCGGCGCAGTGATTTCGCATATTGCCGCCGGGGATGTTTCTATACAAATAATTGCCCCCATTTTACTGACCATTTTTATTGTGTTATCGTGGTATTTGAGACCCCCGGCACGCAAACTCACCATAAATTGA
- a CDS encoding PorP/SprF family type IX secretion system membrane protein: MRNIQTLLLGCFFLTAGLEARAQSLSNAGALLEPSGTQYFQNQYLVNPAMAGFEEGLHLNAAYHRQLNGIDGAPVTKFFTADYAVGNRVGAGLNVFNDVAGLINRTRIALTYAYHLPFSNPDHQLHFGLSMAWNVQRIDYKNLNGEITDPSIGAFNSRDDYFEADYGMAYTDTKLTLQASLPNVRSLFTGDNKVVDGGGIFFAAAAYKFAVDETISFVEPKLCYRGVRGYDNIIDAGVNVAFLNNVANVMVMYHTSKSLTTGIGVNIMKTVAIQGMYTVQTSKVRTTVDGTYEVGVTIDLFK; the protein is encoded by the coding sequence ATGAGAAACATACAAACGTTATTACTGGGCTGCTTTTTTCTGACAGCAGGTCTGGAAGCAAGAGCACAGTCGCTTAGTAATGCAGGGGCATTGCTGGAGCCATCCGGCACCCAGTACTTTCAGAACCAGTACCTCGTCAATCCTGCTATGGCAGGCTTTGAAGAAGGATTACACCTGAATGCTGCCTATCACCGCCAGTTAAATGGCATTGATGGTGCACCGGTTACTAAATTCTTCACGGCAGACTATGCAGTGGGGAACAGGGTAGGAGCAGGACTCAACGTCTTTAATGATGTGGCAGGTCTGATCAATCGTACCCGTATTGCGCTTACCTATGCGTATCATCTGCCCTTCAGCAATCCGGATCATCAGTTACACTTCGGTTTGTCAATGGCCTGGAATGTTCAGCGTATCGACTATAAAAACCTGAATGGTGAGATAACGGATCCTTCTATAGGTGCATTCAACAGCCGGGATGATTACTTCGAAGCAGATTATGGGATGGCGTATACCGATACTAAACTTACCCTGCAGGCATCACTGCCCAACGTGAGAAGCCTTTTCACCGGTGATAATAAAGTGGTAGATGGAGGTGGGATCTTTTTCGCGGCTGCCGCTTATAAGTTCGCAGTGGATGAAACGATCTCCTTTGTGGAACCTAAGCTTTGTTACCGTGGTGTAAGAGGTTATGATAACATCATCGATGCAGGTGTGAATGTAGCATTCCTGAACAACGTTGCAAACGTTATGGTGATGTACCACACGTCTAAAAGCCTGACTACAGGAATTGGCGTGAATATCATGAAGACAGTAGCGATTCAGGGTATGTACACCGTCCAGACCAGTAAGGTTAGAACAACAGTAGACGGTACCTACGAAGTAGGGGTAACTATTGATCTGTTCAAATAA
- a CDS encoding Ig-like domain-containing protein codes for MKNTFTKLISRLLLMLCFLFTGYQGFAHYTATTIATGGAYGPIVRLVPPASLVNAVTRLNTTPTAGTSVNYSVVFDQAVTGVTISSFSLVTSGAITGAAVTAVSGSGTTYNVTVNNGTGDGTLRLDVAGTGVTPAPINVPYTAGAAYTIDKTSPTGSIVINSGASVTNNATATLTLAATDVTTMQMRFSNDGSTWSGYEPLAPGKSWPLTAGDGLKTVYVQYQDAALNVQGYSATITLDQTDPVATILTGPDNPVNSTSATFTFSSDEAGSTFQGSLDGGSDVAISSPATMSGIAAGAHTISIRATDPAGNVSTPATYNWVIDLTAPTVTSVAPPAVGDYGIGSPMNFVVNYSENVIVNTAGGTPYINIILTSGTVKAYYISGSGTSALTFSYAVVEGDAEPSGPAFGTTLQLNGGIIRDAASNDADVILQNTGNTSGRIVNTIRPTVTLTTTEAADVSYSITTVITFSEEVYGFTKSDLIPVNAIVTSLVTSDGFTFYAELTPIAEGPVQLNIPAAVAANLIGNPNKASTNTLTFNYDVTSPVVTSVDVPADGYYKAGDILNFTVHFNETVIRDGGSGNQYLALMGGGSVIIAPLSSATSNSLTFSYTVVNGDYGGVLVLSLAVISNTLRDAAGNNVTSALNNVGNTSNVLLNTRHPYVDLSTTAPANVNAPFTVTITFSEVVTGFTIGDITTTNATLSNLQTTDNRIFTVLVTPTADGTVSLNVAADVAQNIGLNGNTAAAQLSVLYDITSPVVSAVSVPANDYYVAGNNMDFTVTFDGLVSINTGGGDPSLNITIGSSVVQGAFLSKTASSLTFRYTVMDGDQDMDGIAVNSLVLNGSTIKDAAGNNATLTLNGVGSTSNVFVNTTHPSVVLSTGTANVNAPFTATIAFSEVVTGFTMGDITATNATLSTLQTSDNTTYTVLVTPVADGAVSLNIAADVAQNIGLNGNTAAVQLNVLYDATPPAVIAVSVPADGYYVAGSNMEFTVTFDGPVNINTAGGAPSLNITIGSSVVQGEFLSTTASSITFRYTVVDGDQDMDGITVNSLVSNGSTIKDAADNNATLALNSVGSTSNVLVNTTHPSVVLSTTAPANANTAFTATIAFSEVVTGFTITDITTTNATLSSLQTTDNITYTVLVTPTADGDVSLTVAANIAINIADNANTSSNTIHVMYDITAPVVSTVDVPANGYYKTGATINFTVNYSENVVVDVTGGTPYLNVVLADHTVYAGYAGGNGTNALTFSYTVLPGDLDMDGPGLGTSLQTNGGIIRDAATNDADVTLQHIANLTGVFINGISPAVVLSTTAPALVNHAITGTIIFTEAVTGLVTGDFIATNATLSNLQTADDITYTVLVTPVADGAVNFSVPAAVAQNVADNNNTASNIVSFTYDGTAPVVSSVAVPANGYYKAATTLNFTVNFDENIILNKAGGTPYINVTIGATGIQAACTGTSGPAALTFSYTVQDGDMDIDGITIGSLVLNGGAIKDAAANDAILTLNNVPGTAGVFVNTSYPSVLLSTTTALFVNAPFTATITFSEVVTGFVIGDIVTYNATLSNLQTADDIIYTVLVTPVADGPVNVSVAAAVAQNVAGNDNIASGTKSFMYDRISPVVTSVAVPAGGYYKAATQLGFTVNFDENIILNTTGGTPYINVTIGASVVQAVCTGASGPAALTFSYTVQDGDMDIDGITVGSLVLNGGSIKDAAANDAILTLNNMPGTAGVFVNTSYPSVVLSTTAAATVNAPFTAMITFSEVVTGFVMGDIVASNATLSNLQTTDDITYTVSVTPVTDGLVSINVPAAVAVNIGDNDNTASAGLSITYDVTAPVVTSVAVPADGYYKDGNTLSFVVNYNENVVVNPATGVPYINLVLATGTVKATYASGSGTPALVFSYTVKPGNMDMDGISLGSLVLDGGTIKDISTNNAVLTLNNVAPTTGVSVNTATPSVVLSTTAAARINTTFDVKIVFSEAVSGMVAADLNITNGTAANLQTTDNITYTATITPTTDGIVQVYIPAGQAENVVTNTNTISNTVSLVYDITAPVINANQTFNKPEISPVGTLIGTVTAMETAGTLQGWTITGDDSGGAFSIDNTGQILVKDAAILNSNDNATVHLTITVSDGLNTSSGASVAIIISLANKAPELDAITSAVMCANTDVQTIQLTGASAVETDQTYSFSIMTDQPYFDALAVSATGLVTYQLKAGATGMATITVTIKDDGGTSNGGVDSLRRSFTVTANSLPVISISSDKGATISKGDIIHLTATGGNRYSWAAADGNISGEQSDILEARPMNTTTYNVTVTSAANCFDTANFTVKVIEDFKVDAINILSPNGDGKNDKWVIRNIDSYPNNEVRIYDRTGKMVYSRRNYNNEWDATMNGSPLAEGTYYYILTAAGGKIAKGYITIIRDAY; via the coding sequence ATGAAGAACACTTTTACAAAACTTATCAGCAGATTATTGCTGATGTTATGTTTTTTATTCACCGGCTATCAAGGCTTTGCGCATTATACTGCTACAACTATAGCAACCGGTGGAGCTTATGGACCAATCGTACGCCTCGTTCCACCTGCATCTTTGGTTAACGCTGTTACGCGCTTAAATACAACACCAACAGCTGGTACCAGTGTTAATTACTCGGTAGTTTTCGATCAGGCCGTTACGGGTGTTACCATCTCATCATTCAGTCTGGTTACCAGTGGCGCTATTACAGGTGCAGCTGTTACCGCTGTAAGCGGCAGCGGAACTACCTATAATGTGACCGTGAACAACGGCACCGGCGATGGTACGCTGCGGCTGGATGTAGCAGGAACTGGCGTTACGCCTGCTCCTATCAATGTTCCTTACACCGCCGGTGCTGCATATACAATAGACAAAACATCACCAACGGGTTCAATAGTTATCAATAGTGGTGCATCGGTTACCAATAATGCCACTGCAACATTAACACTTGCAGCTACAGATGTGACTACCATGCAGATGCGTTTCTCAAATGATGGTTCCACATGGAGTGGTTATGAACCACTGGCACCCGGTAAATCCTGGCCGCTTACAGCAGGTGACGGATTGAAAACGGTATACGTGCAGTATCAGGATGCTGCGCTGAATGTACAGGGTTATTCCGCTACGATTACACTGGATCAGACAGATCCGGTAGCAACAATATTAACGGGTCCGGACAATCCTGTCAATAGTACAAGTGCAACTTTCACTTTCTCTTCCGATGAAGCTGGCAGTACTTTCCAGGGTAGTCTGGATGGAGGAAGCGATGTAGCTATTTCGTCTCCGGCTACCATGAGTGGTATTGCTGCCGGTGCACATACGATTTCTATACGCGCAACAGATCCTGCCGGTAATGTTTCAACACCAGCTACTTACAACTGGGTAATTGATCTCACTGCACCAACTGTTACATCAGTTGCCCCACCTGCTGTTGGGGATTATGGGATCGGCTCACCGATGAATTTTGTTGTTAATTACTCAGAGAATGTGATCGTAAATACTGCAGGGGGAACACCATATATAAACATTATACTTACTTCGGGTACGGTGAAAGCATATTACATAAGTGGCTCCGGTACCAGCGCATTAACATTTTCATATGCTGTTGTGGAGGGAGATGCAGAACCTTCCGGCCCGGCCTTTGGTACCACCTTACAACTAAACGGTGGTATAATAAGAGATGCGGCTTCAAATGATGCCGATGTCATATTACAGAATACAGGTAACACCAGTGGAAGAATAGTGAATACGATCAGACCAACTGTTACATTGACGACTACAGAAGCGGCTGACGTAAGTTATTCAATTACAACTGTTATCACGTTTAGTGAAGAGGTATACGGGTTTACAAAGTCTGATTTGATTCCTGTGAATGCGATTGTTACGTCGCTCGTTACTTCAGATGGTTTTACTTTCTATGCAGAGTTAACTCCAATTGCTGAGGGCCCTGTACAGTTAAATATACCTGCTGCTGTAGCAGCGAATCTGATTGGTAATCCCAATAAGGCGTCTACGAATACACTAACCTTTAATTATGATGTTACCAGTCCGGTTGTGACTTCTGTAGATGTACCAGCGGATGGTTATTACAAAGCGGGCGATATACTGAACTTCACTGTTCATTTCAATGAAACAGTGATTAGGGATGGTGGCAGTGGGAATCAATACCTTGCTTTAATGGGGGGTGGTTCTGTTATAATTGCACCATTAAGCAGTGCTACATCCAATTCACTGACATTCTCTTATACGGTAGTAAATGGGGATTATGGTGGTGTTTTAGTACTCAGCCTGGCAGTAATCAGCAACACTTTAAGAGATGCAGCGGGTAATAATGTAACGAGTGCATTGAATAATGTAGGCAACACTTCCAACGTGCTTTTGAATACGAGACATCCTTACGTGGACTTGTCCACTACCGCTCCTGCAAATGTAAATGCACCATTTACGGTTACTATCACTTTTAGTGAAGTAGTGACAGGATTTACTATTGGCGATATTACGACTACCAACGCAACCCTCAGCAACCTGCAAACAACAGATAACAGAATATTTACGGTATTAGTTACACCAACTGCAGATGGTACTGTTAGCCTGAATGTAGCTGCAGATGTTGCACAAAACATAGGTCTTAACGGCAACACAGCCGCTGCGCAGTTAAGTGTTTTGTATGATATAACATCGCCCGTTGTCAGCGCCGTAAGTGTACCTGCAAATGATTATTACGTGGCAGGTAACAACATGGACTTCACCGTTACATTCGATGGACTTGTTAGTATAAATACTGGTGGCGGTGACCCATCTCTTAATATCACCATTGGAAGCAGTGTTGTACAGGGAGCATTTCTCAGTAAAACAGCATCGTCGCTTACATTCAGGTATACCGTAATGGATGGAGATCAGGATATGGATGGTATTGCAGTAAACAGCCTGGTATTAAACGGTAGCACTATAAAAGATGCAGCAGGTAATAATGCAACGCTTACATTGAATGGTGTAGGCAGCACTTCCAACGTGTTTGTGAATACGACACATCCTTCAGTAGTATTGTCCACTGGTACTGCAAATGTAAATGCACCATTTACGGCTACTATCGCTTTCAGTGAGGTAGTAACAGGATTTACCATGGGCGATATTACGGCTACCAACGCTACCCTCAGCACCCTGCAAACTTCAGATAATACAACATATACTGTACTGGTTACACCAGTTGCAGATGGCGCTGTTAGCCTGAATATAGCGGCAGATGTTGCACAAAATATTGGTCTTAACGGCAACACAGCTGCTGTACAGTTAAATGTTTTGTACGATGCAACACCGCCTGCTGTCATCGCTGTAAGCGTACCTGCGGATGGTTATTATGTAGCAGGTAGCAATATGGAATTCACCGTTACTTTCGATGGACCTGTTAATATAAATACTGCTGGTGGTGCCCCATCTCTTAATATCACCATTGGAAGCAGTGTTGTACAGGGAGAATTCCTCAGTACAACAGCATCTTCGATTACATTCAGGTATACCGTAGTGGATGGAGATCAGGATATGGATGGTATTACAGTAAACAGCCTGGTGTCAAACGGCAGCACTATAAAAGATGCGGCGGATAATAATGCAACGCTTGCATTGAATAGTGTAGGCAGCACTTCTAATGTGCTTGTGAATACAACACATCCTTCAGTAGTATTGTCCACTACAGCTCCTGCAAATGCAAATACAGCATTTACGGCTACTATTGCTTTCAGTGAGGTAGTAACAGGATTTACCATTACAGATATCACGACTACCAACGCTACCCTTAGCAGCCTGCAAACAACAGATAACATCACTTATACGGTACTGGTAACACCAACCGCAGATGGAGATGTAAGTTTAACTGTTGCGGCCAACATTGCAATAAATATAGCTGACAATGCTAATACTTCATCCAACACCATACATGTAATGTATGATATAACAGCACCTGTTGTTTCAACAGTTGACGTACCTGCTAACGGATATTATAAAACAGGTGCTACGATAAACTTCACCGTTAATTATTCAGAGAATGTTGTGGTGGATGTAACAGGCGGTACTCCTTATCTCAATGTGGTACTCGCTGACCATACGGTATATGCCGGTTATGCAGGCGGCAATGGTACAAATGCATTAACCTTCAGTTATACCGTGCTGCCCGGCGATCTTGATATGGACGGACCAGGTCTGGGAACCAGTCTGCAAACGAATGGTGGTATCATAAGAGATGCGGCTACCAACGATGCGGATGTCACATTGCAGCATATAGCTAACCTGACGGGTGTATTTATAAATGGAATAAGTCCAGCTGTAGTACTGTCAACTACTGCGCCGGCATTAGTGAACCATGCAATAACAGGAACCATCATCTTTACTGAAGCTGTAACAGGTTTGGTAACTGGAGATTTCATTGCAACGAATGCAACGCTGAGCAATCTGCAAACTGCTGATGATATTACTTATACGGTACTTGTAACACCGGTTGCAGATGGTGCCGTGAATTTCAGTGTTCCTGCTGCTGTGGCGCAGAATGTTGCTGATAATAATAATACAGCGTCCAATATTGTAAGTTTCACGTATGATGGAACAGCACCTGTTGTTTCATCTGTAGCAGTGCCTGCAAATGGATATTATAAAGCTGCCACCACGCTTAATTTTACAGTTAATTTTGATGAAAATATTATCCTGAATAAAGCAGGTGGTACACCTTATATTAATGTAACCATTGGTGCTACAGGTATTCAGGCAGCATGCACCGGTACATCAGGACCGGCTGCATTAACCTTCAGTTATACCGTGCAGGACGGAGATATGGATATAGATGGTATCACAATAGGTAGCCTGGTATTGAATGGGGGTGCTATAAAAGATGCAGCTGCCAACGATGCGATACTAACACTGAATAACGTACCAGGTACAGCAGGGGTGTTTGTCAACACATCATATCCTTCGGTGCTACTGTCTACCACAACTGCTTTATTTGTGAACGCGCCATTTACGGCAACGATCACATTCAGCGAAGTGGTAACAGGATTTGTAATTGGAGATATTGTAACATACAATGCCACATTAAGTAATCTGCAAACTGCTGATGATATTATTTATACGGTACTGGTAACACCGGTTGCAGATGGCCCGGTGAATGTCAGTGTTGCTGCTGCTGTGGCGCAGAATGTTGCTGGTAATGATAATATAGCGTCCGGTACAAAAAGTTTCATGTATGATAGAATATCGCCTGTAGTTACATCCGTAGCAGTGCCTGCAGGTGGATATTATAAAGCTGCCACCCAGCTTGGCTTTACAGTTAATTTTGATGAAAATATCATCCTGAATACAACAGGTGGTACACCTTATATCAATGTAACCATCGGTGCTTCAGTTGTACAGGCAGTATGCACAGGTGCATCAGGACCGGCTGCATTAACCTTCAGTTATACCGTGCAGGACGGAGATATGGATATAGATGGTATCACAGTGGGCAGCCTGGTATTGAATGGAGGTTCCATAAAAGATGCGGCTGCCAATGATGCGATACTAACGCTGAATAACATGCCAGGTACAGCAGGGGTGTTTGTCAACACATCATATCCTTCGGTGGTACTGTCTACCACAGCTGCTGCAACTGTGAACGCGCCATTCACGGCAATGATCACATTCAGCGAAGTGGTAACAGGATTTGTAATGGGAGATATTGTAGCCTCCAATGCCACATTAAGTAACCTGCAAACAACAGATGATATCACTTATACAGTATCGGTAACACCTGTTACAGATGGTCTGGTGAGTATAAATGTCCCTGCTGCGGTGGCCGTGAATATAGGTGACAACGATAATACCGCATCTGCCGGCTTAAGTATAACTTATGATGTTACTGCACCTGTTGTAACTTCTGTAGCTGTACCGGCGGATGGATATTATAAGGATGGCAATACACTTAGCTTTGTGGTTAATTACAATGAAAATGTGGTAGTAAATCCGGCAACAGGAGTCCCTTACATCAATCTTGTGCTGGCTACCGGTACTGTAAAGGCTACCTATGCAAGTGGTAGTGGTACCCCTGCGTTGGTCTTTAGTTACACAGTGAAACCAGGGAATATGGACATGGATGGTATCTCATTGGGCAGCCTGGTATTGGATGGGGGGACTATAAAAGATATCTCCACCAACAATGCTGTATTAACACTGAACAATGTAGCCCCTACTACCGGAGTATCGGTCAATACAGCCACTCCATCAGTAGTGCTCTCTACTACAGCAGCGGCCCGTATCAATACAACATTCGACGTGAAGATCGTCTTCAGCGAAGCGGTATCCGGCATGGTGGCTGCTGACCTGAATATAACAAATGGTACAGCGGCTAATCTGCAAACAACAGATAATATCACGTACACCGCTACTATCACGCCAACAACAGATGGTATCGTACAGGTATACATACCAGCAGGTCAGGCTGAGAATGTAGTGACCAACACCAACACTATTTCAAATACGGTTAGTCTGGTGTATGATATCACTGCACCGGTGATCAATGCTAATCAAACCTTCAATAAGCCGGAAATAAGCCCGGTAGGTACACTGATAGGTACTGTAACAGCTATGGAAACGGCCGGTACTTTACAAGGCTGGACCATCACCGGCGATGATTCCGGTGGCGCCTTCTCTATTGATAACACAGGTCAGATCCTCGTAAAAGATGCAGCGATCCTGAACAGTAATGATAACGCCACGGTCCACCTGACCATCACGGTAAGCGACGGACTGAATACCAGCAGCGGAGCATCAGTGGCCATCATCATCAGCCTTGCAAACAAGGCGCCTGAACTGGATGCTATCACCAGCGCAGTAATGTGTGCGAATACAGATGTGCAAACTATCCAGCTTACTGGCGCATCAGCTGTAGAAACGGATCAGACATACAGCTTCTCAATAATGACAGACCAGCCTTATTTTGATGCACTCGCTGTTTCTGCAACAGGTCTTGTTACTTATCAGCTGAAAGCAGGTGCAACCGGAATGGCAACCATCACCGTAACAATAAAAGATGACGGTGGTACCAGCAATGGTGGCGTGGATTCATTACGCCGCAGCTTTACGGTCACAGCTAATAGCTTACCAGTTATCAGCATCAGCTCAGATAAAGGAGCAACCATCTCCAAAGGGGATATCATCCATCTTACAGCAACGGGTGGTAACCGCTACAGTTGGGCTGCTGCAGACGGTAACATCAGCGGAGAGCAGAGCGATATCCTCGAAGCAAGACCAATGAATACCACCACTTACAATGTAACCGTTACTTCAGCTGCTAACTGTTTCGATACCGCAAACTTCACCGTGAAAGTAATAGAAGACTTCAAAGTGGATGCAATCAATATCCTTTCACCAAATGGTGATGGTAAGAATGATAAGTGGGTGATCCGTAATATAGACAGCTACCCTAATAATGAAGTAAGGATCTATGATCGTACCGGCAAAATGGTATACAGTCGCAGAAACTACAATAATGAATGGGATGCCACAATGAATGGTAGTCCACTTGCAGAAGGTACTTACTATTATATCCTAACCGCTGCCGGTGGCAAAATTGCGAAAGGGTATATCACTATTATCAGAGATGCGTATTAA